In the genome of Oncorhynchus nerka isolate Pitt River linkage group LG27, Oner_Uvic_2.0, whole genome shotgun sequence, the window CCAGTTAGTGGATCAGAGGTGTAGGAGGCAGTGCTTTTAACTGTGTGCGAGAGGACAATAGTTCATGATATGTAATGTATGGAACTGTAAACCTTCCCTCAAAGAGTTGCTCGCAAGCAGGGGCGGACTAGGTGATTTGGAGGCTCCAGGCAGAGTCCAGTCTGAGGTTTGACATGCCATGCTCGttttggccagacagcatcagacacATGGCCTCTGCCTCGACGACTATGGCAGTATTATCAACAGCACCTGTCTTTTTACTGAAGAAATTAGATAACTAAAATATCTGCTTACCTAAGTAATTTTTTCAATTATGCCCAGCTCACCCTTGATGATACAATGTATGAGGCCTGAGGCAACTGcctcttctgcctaatggtaaGCCAACCGCTGCACACAAGGGCTCCACTGTTGACCATGAAGGAGATCAGAGTTGTTCAGAAGACTGTGATTATATCAGAACTTGCTGTCAGTGTTTAAATGTGTATTTAAAATAGGTACAAACATTAACACAAAGTACTAATTATGCCTGATGTTCTCTTTATAATAGTTACATCATTGGTAGCGTTGCAGTTGTTTGTCAGTGTATCCTTGCAGGAAAAGACAACACAATTTCAAAAGCTCACACAGATGTCAAGTGTACACAGCAAGTCACATAGTAACAATGATGAGGGAGAGCACTTTATCAGTAGGCCCCTGAGGAACCGGCCTAGGCTAGACTATGTGTTGGATAAGGTGATGACACGAACAAGCTGCGGAGTCTAAGCGCCAATGTGCTGCAAGAAACCATGAGGCCTAGCCCTTGATCCGGGGGCGAGGGACTGTTAATGTAACTAGCACATCAGGAACATGATGCACAAAATGAGACTAGTAAAGCGTAATGTACCCTGACAGGGACATTGATATTTTAACTTGACAGAGTTCTTAACCCACCACGTCACTCTGTTACCGATTGCTTTAAAAATGCCTTCTTAATCCTCAAACATGAAGGTTGTGTTTTCATTGACAAATAATGGCTTCGAAATCGTGTTGAGTCATTCTGGTAGTGGAATAGGATTGGTTAACCATTTCCTGTTGCTATGCACATGCACTTGTAATGAAATAGCTACATTATAGAAGAGTGGCTAATGTAAATTTTCAATGATCAAGTATGAATTGAATCTTCCCATCTGTCATAACAGCCTCTGGGTTGAGGTAAGCTACTCTTTTCTCCTGAGATCAATGGTTCCGTCCCCCCACTGTTTAAATGAGGGAATTGGACAACCTGCTGTCAACAGAGGTAGATGTTGAAGTACCAAGAACCACAGCGAGTCATTTTTGTACATGTGGTGGCGGAAGAGCGCACCTCCTTCCTGGAATTTCATTATATCAAAATGgccctctcctctgttttcctcaGTTCTCAACACTAGGTGGTGATGAGTTTACAGAATATTACGTCCTACTGTGGAGCCAAATGGACATATTCATATTGCACCTATTGTGTCTCCCTCTAGACTAACATCAAGAAGCTCAATTTAGTTCAGAATTTGATATCTCACAATACTAGCCTAAATGCTGTCACTTGTATATTGCTAAACAACGAGGAGGTATTGCTCCTATCAAGCTAGGCTTTTGAGACATTTTGGTGAAAAGCTGAGCAAGGAGTAAAATCATTGATGTGTAATATTGTGATTGTGTTTTTGTATGTGattgactctacatacagtaatgaGAGAAAATTGATAGGGGTACTCACAGTACTTGGAGGGGAAATGTGAGCGGGCACATGAGACGAGGCTTCAGTTTATGTCAGGAGAAAGTTgacaatggtagtggagtggaATAGTCATCAGCTATTAATaagggaacaggaggggacttagctggaaatacaaatagcagatacATTCCATTACAGAAGCGTCATCAGACATCAGACATCTCAAAATTCCTAAAGTCAAACACAGACCGCGCATCTCGCCCACTTGACACATCAAAGTGGACTAAGAAACGTTCCTGAATAAATCAATGATCATCAACATAACAACTGCAAGCatactggtggcaccataggtcccagagcagtgGGACAATTTTTAATAGTTGATCACACGGAAATATCGTCTTGTTTTCATCCGATAGAGCATGTCAGATTTCTAATGTTTAGGTGTAGCCTAGGCTGCTGCAACATTTATGTCATGAGTTTTTGCTCGTATATGTCCGGAGTGATTGTGTTATCTTTGCTAAGTAAATAACGGAGGAAAGTGGAAAGCCTACCTGAGCACACGCAAAATAAATGCGCCGCGTCAACCTCTCTCGTtaatgctatgctatgctatgtcAAGGCTATGCTATGTCAAGGCTATACACTTCATCGCtgccgacgtgagtgctacggggcggtaaacattttggcaggttaccttcgcttccttgggcacagggacaatggtggtctgcttgaaacatgaggTATTATatgactcagtcagggagaggttgaaaatgtcagtgaagacacttgccagttggtcagcgcatgctggCGCATGCTGGTAATACATCTGGCcccgtggctttgtgaatgtAGTTTACAAACATTTagtttgtctggtaggctcgcatcactgggcagctcgcgtctgggtttccctttgtagtccataatagttttcaagccctgccacatccaacgagcgtcagagctggtgtagtaggattcaatcttaatcctgtattgatgctttccTTGTTTggtggtttgtctgagggcatagctggaggggcagctctagcctttagctcgatggggatgttgcctgtaatccatggcttctggttggggtatgtacgtacggtcactgtggggacgacgtcatcgatgcacttattgatgaagccgatgactgaggtggtatactcctcaaggccattggatgaatcccggaacatattccagtctgtgctagcaaaacagtcctgtagcgtaacATCCGTggcatctgaccacttccgtattgagcgagtcactggtacttcctgctttagtttttactTGTAAGCGGGAATCAGGACGCTAGAATTATGGTCGGATTTGCCAattggagggcgggggagagctttgtatgcatctctgtgtgtggagtaaatgtgagctagagtttttttccctctggttgcacatgtgacatgctggtaaagatttggtagaactgatttagtttgcctgcattaaagtccccggccgcTAGGAGTGTCGCTTCTGgctgagcattttcttgtttgcttatggccttatagagttggttgagtgcactcttagtgccagcatcggtctgtgctagtaaatagacggctatgaaTAATATAGTTGAGAACTCTTGTGGTAGATGGTGTGGTCTACAACTTATCATATGGTACTCTACCTCAGACGAGCagtacctcgagacttctttaatagctcaccagctgttattgacaaaaagacacacatccccacccctcgtcttaccagacgtagcttctctgtttTGCCAGTGCATTGAAAATCCCACCAGCTCAATATTGTccgtgtcgttgttcagccatgaATCGGTGAaccataggatattacagttcttaatgtcccgttggtaggataatcgtaaTCCTAGGTCatccattttattttccaatgattgcatgttagcaagtaGAATTTATGGCAATGGGAGTTTACTCActcgcctacggattctcagaaCGCATCCCGATCTGCGTCCTCTTTTCCTCCTTTTCCTctttttcttcacgcaaatgacagggatttgggcctgttcccgggacaGCAGTATATCTTTCTCGtctgactcgttaaaggaaaaagcctCTTCGAGTACGTGGTGAATAAtctcagttctgatgtccagatgttattttcggtcataagagacggtagcagcaacattatgtacaaaataagtttttaAAAAAGGTTACAAACAACGCAGAAAAATGAACAAAATAGCATAATTGATTACGggcatgtaaaacgtcagccatacTCTTCAGCGCCATTTCTGAGATATCTCTTGTTGAAACTGAACAGATTGTGGTACAGCAGGCTGCTCCAAAGCAAGAGAGCTATTAACTAGTGTTGAGCTATGGTGACAAGCCTTTTGTCTTCTGTATTTAAATTAGTCACTAACCAGGAGTGACAGGACCTCCATTCCCCTGCTGGGAGGGATTCTAGACCCTCGTTTATGCAGCTCTATTTTAGAACAAGTTATTTCCTTCTTGGATGATTTTCATGACAAATCCACTTAAAAATCCTTGCTGGTCTCAACACAATATCCTCCTTGGCCAGATAACAATTTGTCCTTAATAATTCCATTGCTTAAATTAACTTTTAAATTGTCTCATGTCCTGGCTTTAGGCTACTTGTTTTAATGGCTCTAACATGCTCTCATCTTACAGCTTGTAGAGATTATCTAAAACATGTTTCCCAGCATTCTAATATGAGTTGAAGAAAATCTGAATAAAAGTTACAAGGTGAAACATCGGAAACCAAACTTCTTAGGAGAGATGAATTTATTGAAAATCGGAAGACACACTCAATGAAACTCTTGAGAGAGTTTGACAAGATCAAGTCAGAAAATGACTTTGTTAGCAAAGGCATAATGGAGATTATGAGCCCCGGCTGAAACTCATATCTGCCTCGAATACATGTCAGACATTACACTGGAGCGGAGACTGGCTGATGTCTCACTGTCTCCCTGAGGACACTGTTGATCCAAGGCATGTAGGCAGAGAGCTTCATGTAGACAGCGTATTTCTGCACGGCACAGGTCTTATCGAAGGACAGGATCCCTGCAGCATACACTCTGCCATCTTTGGGGTCCTGGACTGCCAGGGCACCGCCTgcgtccccaaagcacacattcTCCTGGTACTTGCTGGCTCCAGTACAGAACATGTTGTCATCTACGGTTGGAGTGCGGCTCAGCACTTGGCCGCCAGAGTTGTACTCTGCCTTACAGGAGCTATGCGATGCCACAGGCAATACCAGGTGTCTCAGTGACTCAGTGGGGGTGAAGAGGACCCCCCAACCCCAGCCTGTGATGATGCCTTTCTCCTGGGCTGCCTCAACCAGGTCCTCACCCCTCTCAGGCAGAGGGATGGGCATCACAGCCTCGCTCAGGGTGAATGGCTCCTTCAGCTGAATCAGAGCCAGGTCGTTGTCCCAGTCTGACACGTTCTGGAAGCCTGGGTGCAGAACCACCTAGAAGGGGGAAGGGAATAATTCATAGGACCTCTTTTTGATGATCTACTGTATTTGTGCTCTAACTACCTGTAAGACTGAACATGATGATGTAGGTGAGAGAGCCCAGTGCAGTTCTGCTTGCTGAAAATACTGAATTGTCTGAATATTGTTTGAAAGAGATGGTAATGGGCATACTAGCTCACCTTTTCTACAGCAACTTCTTTGGAGTCATCGGCTTGGGATTGTCGCGTGATGCCTAAGTACACCTTGGGGATGATTGGTTCTTTCCCCTGGGTGTCCTGTCTACTCTTCCTGACAAACAAGTTCCTGCCAGCCGTCAGGACCCAGCGGTCAGAGATTAGAGCTCCCCCAGCGAAGCCCCCGTTCATGACGCTTTTACTCAGGTAGACCATGGCCTGCCAGGGGACATGAGGGGCCAGGGAGCCCCTAATCATACGCTTGAAGCGCAGGTCTGGGCAAGAAACACAACAACATTATTTCTATACAATCTCTATATGGTTAAAACATCCCCAACTCAGCACCACCTAGCACATACTGCTGTGCAACTCAAACACAACTGTAAAAGATTATTGCAGAAAAATGAAATGTGGCTCAATACAATTCCAGCCTTAGTTTTAGTTTGAGTTTGCTAAAATCAGCACTATTCACTTGAATACACACATCATTTGTTAATAGCTTTGTGGAACCTTTTAGCTTTGACCTGACAAAAGTTCAGTAAATTCCTTAATCATCTACTATTATCTGAAAAAAGAAGTGTTGACCTGACTTGAGCCAGACAAGGCTGGCTTTCACAGAATTACCTTGGAGGTCACAATACTCAGAAACCTAGATGAGGCTGGAATTAGTGTCATTTCTCTTCCCAAACATTTTCCTGAAATGCTTGATGAGAGGTGGATTTTTGGAGGAATCTTACTTTTCAAGGCTTTCATGCATCTCATGTGTGTCGCTGCTGAATCGATTTTTAAGATAATCGGGATAATAGCTGTGAGCCGTGAGACTTAACAAGGTTTTCACTTGAAAGTGATGGTGACATACTCATTTTGGCCACAGCTACTGTATTCTCTTCCTCTTACAGAGGCCAACAGGCTGAATAGGAACAGCTTGTGTCTGCTCAGCTCAGAGTAGCGTAAGGGGAGCCATAGTGAAGATTGGCTTCAGAACATCCGATGAGAATGACAGTGTAATTGAAATGTGAGTGATATCCTTACCCGAACCAGTCACAATGGGCCAGCAAATATAATATGTTTCGGAAATAGACAAATTGCACGTGCGAAAACACACATGTGGAATGTGTATGTCCAATATTTTTGGGCGATATTCTGCATCAATGGTGTCACTAATACCCACCTTAACATAGACATGGGATTTTTAAAAAGTTGTCAATGGCTCCTTGATCTTTAAAATGTACA includes:
- the LOC115111105 gene encoding haptoglobin-like, with amino-acid sequence MWSSLAVLLAASCVCLAQVVIVIKTKSTDEMSDDSDLRFKRMIRGSLAPHVPWQAMVYLSKSVMNGGFAGGALISDRWVLTAGRNLFVRKSRQDTQGKEPIIPKVYLGITRQSQADDSKEVAVEKVVLHPGFQNVSDWDNDLALIQLKEPFTLSEAVMPIPLPERGEDLVEAAQEKGIITGWGWGVLFTPTESLRHLVLPVASHSSCKAEYNSGGQVLSRTPTVDDNMFCTGASKYQENVCFGDAGGALAVQDPKDGRVYAAGILSFDKTCAVQKYAVYMKLSAYMPWINSVLRETVRHQPVSAPV